A single Pedobacter sp. PACM 27299 DNA region contains:
- a CDS encoding ATP-binding cassette domain-containing protein → MSIQVSSLSKHFDQQKAVDGISFNAKPGRILGFLGPNGAGKSTTMRMLTSYLSPTSGTASLCGFDVRTQSIEVRKIMGYLPENTPLYADMYVQEFLLFVAETYQLKEAKQRVKETIEKVGLAAEQHKKIAMLSKGYKQRVGLAQAIIHDPQVLILDEPTSGLDPNQLTEIRELIKQLGKNKTVIISTHIMQEVEAICDEVIIIDKGRIVANASIDELKKEHQLTSLEDIFRKLTS, encoded by the coding sequence TTGAGCATTCAGGTCAGTTCACTCAGCAAGCATTTCGATCAGCAGAAAGCGGTAGATGGCATTAGCTTTAATGCTAAGCCAGGTAGGATTTTAGGATTTTTAGGCCCGAATGGTGCCGGGAAATCTACTACGATGCGAATGCTGACGAGTTATCTGAGCCCTACATCCGGCACCGCGAGTCTATGCGGCTTTGATGTCCGGACACAGTCGATTGAAGTCAGAAAGATCATGGGCTACCTTCCGGAAAACACTCCTTTATATGCGGATATGTATGTGCAGGAGTTTTTATTGTTTGTAGCGGAAACCTATCAATTGAAAGAGGCGAAGCAGCGCGTAAAGGAAACCATTGAAAAGGTGGGGCTTGCTGCGGAACAGCATAAGAAGATTGCCATGCTCTCTAAAGGATACAAGCAAAGGGTTGGTCTGGCACAGGCGATCATTCATGATCCGCAGGTGCTGATTTTAGATGAACCCACTTCAGGATTGGATCCCAATCAGCTCACAGAGATCAGGGAACTGATCAAACAGCTGGGTAAAAATAAGACAGTGATCATTTCTACACACATTATGCAGGAAGTAGAGGCCATCTGTGATGAGGTCATTATCATTGATAAAGGGCGGATTGTAGCGAATGCATCAATTGATGAACTCAAAAAAGAACACCAACTGACTTCTTTAGAGGATATTTTCAGGAAATTGACTTCCTGA
- a CDS encoding outer membrane protein, which translates to MKKLFLLTAIAGIFAFSTAQAQKDPAMNGPKLGIGAEFAFPVGNFGDFQNFGYGGSLNYQHPIAPNLNLTGSAGYINFESKEILGTKFNSGFIPVKAGARYFLAENFYINGELGASFATGSNNSGTAFVYSPGIGVEFPVSDKSSVDLGGRYEGWSNNGTASFFGIRAAFNFGL; encoded by the coding sequence ATGAAAAAATTATTTTTACTAACAGCGATCGCAGGTATTTTTGCATTTTCAACTGCTCAGGCTCAGAAAGATCCTGCTATGAATGGACCTAAGTTAGGTATAGGTGCAGAATTCGCGTTCCCAGTAGGAAACTTTGGAGATTTCCAGAACTTCGGTTATGGTGGATCATTAAACTACCAACACCCAATCGCGCCGAATTTGAATTTAACAGGAAGTGCCGGATACATTAATTTCGAGTCAAAAGAGATATTAGGTACTAAATTCAATTCTGGATTTATTCCTGTTAAAGCTGGTGCGAGATATTTCCTTGCAGAGAACTTTTACATCAACGGTGAACTAGGTGCATCATTTGCAACGGGTAGCAATAATAGCGGAACAGCTTTCGTATACTCTCCAGGTATTGGTGTTGAATTCCCTGTTTCAGATAAATCATCAGTTGATTTAGGCGGTCGTTACGAGGGCTGGTCTAACAATGGTACAGCTTCTTTCTTTGGTATCAGAGCAGCATTTAACTTCGGTTTGTAG